One Zeugodacus cucurbitae isolate PBARC_wt_2022May chromosome 3, idZeuCucr1.2, whole genome shotgun sequence genomic region harbors:
- the LOC105217904 gene encoding cyclin-dependent kinases regulatory subunit has translation MSKDIYYSDKYYDEKFEYRHVVLPKELSKLVPKTHLMSENEWRSIGVQQSRGWIHYMIHKPEPHILLFRRPIQQ, from the exons ATGAGTAAGGACATCTACTATTCAGATAAATATTACGACGAAAAGTTCGAATATag aCATGTTGTGCTACCAAAGGAGCTTTCAAAATTGGTGCCCAAAACACATCTAATGTCGGAGAATGAATGGAGGTCTATTGGTGTGCAACAGTCACGAGGTTGGATACATTATATGATACACAAACCAGAACCACATATTTTACTATTTCGCCGACCAATACAACAGTAG